CTTATGATGAATATACGGCACAAAACCAAGCGGTATGGAGATATGTTATGCGAATGAATGTAGATTATTTAGGTAAAGTAGCTCACGAATCTTACATCGATGGATTGCAAAAAACAGGTATTTCTGTAAATACAATTCCAAGAATGGAAGGAATGAATAGAATTTTAAAAGAAATTGGTTGGGCAGCAGTTTCTGTAGATGGTTTTATCCCTCCAAATGCTTTTATGGAATTCCAAGCTTATAATGTTTTAGTAATTGCTTCTGATATGAGAACAATAGATCATATCAAATATACTCCAGCACCAGATATTATTCATGAAGCAGCAGGTCATGCGCCAATTATTGCGAATCCAGAATATGCAGAATATTTAAGAAGGTTTGGAGAAATTGGAGCAAAAGCCATTTCCTCTTCTAGAGATTATGAAATGTATGAAGCTATTCGTTTACTTTCAATCTTAAAGGAAAATCCGAATTCTAGTCAGAAAGAGATTCAAGAAGCACAAGAGAAAGTAGAATGGTTGCAAAATAATATGGGTGAATTGTCTGAAATGGCCCAAATTAGAAACTTACACTGGTGGACAGTAGAGTATGGTTTAATAGGAACTGTAGAAAACCCTAAAATTTATGGAGCAGGATTACTTTCTTCTATTGGAGAAAGTAAATGGTGTATGCAAGATGCTGTTAAGAAATTACCATATACTTTAGAAGCTTCAAATGTTTCTTTTGATATCACTAAACCACAGCCACAATTATTCGTAACTCCAGATTTTGCGCATTTAAGTTTGGTTTTAGAACAATATGCGAATACTATGGGAATTCGTAAAGGTGGTTTAAGTGGAATTAATAAATTAATTGATTCTAAAAATTTAGGAACAATCGAATTGTCTACAGGTATTCAAGTTTCGGGAGTGTTTTCTAATGTTATCACCGACGAAAATAACAAGCCAATTTACATTCAAACCACTGGAGGAACAGCTTTATCAAACAGAGATAAAGAACTAATTGGTCATGGTACAAACTATCATGCTGAAGGTTTTGGTAGCCCTATCGGAAAATTAAGAGGTATTAATATTCCTATTGAAAATATGAGTCCGAGAGATTTAGAGGCTTATGGAATTTATGAAGGAAAAACAGTAAATCTTGAGTTTGAAGGAGGCGTAAAAGTTGAAGGAGAAGTAATTACAGGAACGAGAGATTTGCGAGGTAAAATTTTACTAATCTCATTTAAAAATTGTACTGTTACTCATTTCGATACGGTTTTATTTCATCCAGATTGGGGGATTTATGATATGGCTGTTGGTGTAGATGTTGTTTCTGCTTATGCTGGTCCTGCTGATGTAAATTCTTTTGAAGACCTTGGGAAAGTTTCAGAAACAAAGACACATAAAATTAATTATTCTTCATCAGATCGTGAGTTGTATGGTTTGTATGACCAAGTACGACAAATGAGAGAAAGCAATACATTTTCTGAAGAAAAAATTATTGCAATTTTTAATCTAGTAGAAGAAAAGTTTAACGAAGATTGGTTGTTGGTATTAGAGTTGTATGAAATAGCAATAACTCAGAATTATGAAATTCAAACTTCTATTAAAGAGTACTTAAATGGCTTAAAAACAAATGAAGAATTCGCTAGTTTAATAGATGATGGGCTATCGTTATTATTGAATGAACAAGTAGTATAAAATGAATATATTTAATTTATTTAGAAAGAAAAATATGGCAAACGAAATACAAGAATATTTAGGGAAAGATGCAATAGTTTTAGATGTAAGAACTTTGGCAGAATGGAATGAAGGTCATAGTGAAGGCGCTAAACATATTGTTTTAGATACTATTCCAAACCATGTTGAAAAAATAAAATCATGGAACAAACCAGTTATAGCTGTATGTAGAAGTGGAGGAAGAAGCGGACAGGCAACTGAGTTTTTGCAAGGTCATGGTATTGATATCATTAATGGCGGTCCTTGGGGTAATGTTGATCAATACCTGTAAGATTTTAAAATAAAAAGAGGCTGTCTGTAAAGGGTAGAGATGGTCAGAAGTTCTTCCGATCATCTCTAGTAATATCTCCGTCTTTGCCAACGATAGTGAAAAAACACTTTGGTGTTCTAATCGATTTGAAAACAATAATGCCTTGGTGATTTCATAACTCCCAATTGATGCGATGAACTATCAGATGTTATTTTCACTCAAGCATGCTTTTTATGTGGCGACTGTCTGTAGCATTTTTAGAAGGAAAATTAATCTCATTAATAAATAGTCGCTGATAATTTAAAATTCAAATGGGTTTTGATTATTATGAACGAAGTGATCAAACAGATGATAAATTAAAAGCAGAAAATGGATCCAGACATTTAAACATCATCGAACGGTACAGACCAAGAGAAATTAATCAAGATTAGAATGATGTTTTTGAAAGAAAATTTTATTATATAATCTCTATCAAACTCCAAGGCTAAAATGAATAGTTTAAACCAAAAATAATATATCTATTAAACAAGTCGTTTGAAAAAATACTAGTTGAAAATTCACTTGTATAAATCTGATTAAATGAACTTTTATTCAATAAGTTTTTAGCCAAGATAAAATATTCAATATTTTTTCCAATGTGATTAAATGAAAAATCTATAAATAATTGATTTGTATTAATTCTACTACCTCTTGGAAGTAATAATTCTTGTTCTACTTTACAATAAGTTTTTTTAGCTAACTTAAATATTGTTTCTAAACGTGCATTTATATTACTATTAATAAATACTCTTGTATTTTCTTGCTTATTTTCGATATAGGTTAGACCTATACTACTTTTATAATTAAAGAAACCTTCAAATGCACTATTAAGTTCTATGTTAAAATTGTTGATAGATGAATTTACACTTCTAATGACATTATTATTCAAAACATTAAAATAATTACTATAAATAGCACTGGCATTAACACTCATCTTATTATTTATTGAATCTATAAAAAAGGATGTCGATGCTGAAATATTTAAATCTCTTTTAGCTTGTGGTGTCTGAAAATAAGTAATGATATTAATATCTTCATTAATAGTTTGTTCAGCTATAAAAAAATTACTGACCTCTTCATACGAGCTTAAAAATGAAAAGCTAGATTGCTTTAAAAGATTATATCGAGAGAAATTCATGGACAAATTCCAAGATTTTTCAAAATCTAAAGAAGGTCTACTACTTGTAATTGTCCGTGTATCAATTAGGAAAGGATTTGAAAACAGATAATAATTATTGTTTAATTTATTATTATTTTCAAAAGTGATTCCAAAAGAATTCTTTTTTCCTAATTTAAATCGTGTTTTTAATTTGGAATTTATAAAGAACCCTTTTTTATTATTGATTGTATTTTCAAATCTGTTTTTTAATGCTCTATCTGAATATCCTAATATTATTTTTCCTTTAAGTTGTATTTTTTTTCTTTTATTATAGTTCGTTTCTAGCATTAAATGAGAAGTATTACTTCGCGATTGATAATTATATGTATCAGGGTTTAGAAGAAAATTAAAATCCTCATCATCAAAAATATGAGTAGCTGCAAGTTCTAAATCCCATCTTTTAATCTTTTTTAAATAAGACATTTTTCCTTTTAATAACCTACGCTTACTTTCTGTATTCTCTCTATTAATTGGTACTCCATTAACTAGAATACTACCCTGATTTAATAAAAATAATTCTTGTCTTCGATCATCATTTGAATGAAATAAATTCAACTCTAATAATTCTTTTCTAGAAATCTTTCTTGAATAATTTATTTTTTGTTGATAATAAAACTTTGTTTGATTTATATAAGTTTCAAAAAGATCAGTATTGTTTTGCAAATTACTTTGATTAAAACCGTTATAATAACTCACAAATTTATTTTGATACTTTAAAAGTGAAGTTTTGCTAATATCATAGTTCATTTCATTTGATAATGATACAAATTCTGGCGTGCTAATATTAGAAGTTTGGTTTGATGTTTCAATAGTTGAGTTATTAATATCAAAACTATTTTTAGATATAAATGAGTTTTTACTTGTATCATTAAAAGCAGAGATACTATTTTTAAATGAAATTTTATCTGATAGCTTAAATAGATTACTAAGCGTTCCAAATTTAATATTATTAATGTAACTTCTAGGAAAATTAGTTTTTTGAGTTAAGGAACTTTCTTTAAAAAAATCCACACTGGAATTTTCTAATTCTTCTTTGTTTTCTATCGCATACGTTTCATCTTTAAATGATGTTTCATTAATAGAGATATTATTAAAATTAAAAACACCAAAACCTTTTAGTCTACTTGAAAGATTAATCGTATTTATATTTCCTAAATAATGATTTTTCCCCAAACCTAAACTGGCTTCACCAGAAAGTTTAAATTGATTCTCTTTAAATTTAAGATTAAGTACAACCTTATCTGATTTTTTAATTCCTTTTTTAAGCTTATTATCATGATAATCTTCAATGGCTTCAATTTTATCTACCATTTCTGTAGAAATATTACGTGCTCCAATAGAATACCCTTTACCAAATAAATCATCTCCATCTAATAAAATGGTTTCAATGGGTTTTCCTTTATATCGTATAAGCCCAGTTTTATCATCAACCTGAATGCCTGGCATGTTTTTTAGAACGTTAATAACCTTTCTATCTTCTAATCTCTTAAATTTAGATACGTCATAAACAACTGTATCATTCTTTACTTTTATCGCAATACGTTTAGAAATAACAATAACTTCATCAAGTTGATGATCTTTAAGTATCAAATTAAAATTTGTAGTATATAAATGTAAACCCTTATGAATATCAATATTTTTAAACTGAGTAACATAAGGTAATCCTTGACATTTTATTGTAATCTTTTTTATATCTTTTTTTTTATTCTCTATATAATATGTGCCTTTACTATCAGGAATAGTGTACTCAATAATTTCTTTTGTCTCAGCATTAAGTAAAAGAATATAGCAATCATTTACTATTTCTCCTTTTACGTTTTTTATAATTCCTCTGAAACTTTGAGCTGATAAAGGAGAGGAAAATAAAAAACATAGCCCTATTAAAATAGAGCTATTAAATAATACTTTTGTAAACTTACTTTTAAAATTATAGCCCAATGTCCTCTATTAAATTTATATTTAGATCATATTCCATATCTGGGTCAGTATCTGCCTTTAAATTCTTTCTAATACGTTCAATTACTTTTCTATATTTTTCACAGTACATTTTCCAAGAAATAAGCTTATCTTGTTTATAGTTAAAGTGAATAATGTTAGCTATATTTTTCCTTTGTATTTTAGTTGCTTCGATACTTAAAACGCCATCATCAGAACTAACCGATAAAATTAAACCAGGTAATCCATCAAATTTCCATGGCCCTCCAATCAAAGGAATATCTTCCGTATACCAAGCCGTATAAGTTCTCCCTCTAAACGTTGTTACTGCTTTTTTACAAGTAAATGATTTTATTTTCTTTGTTTTATTTTCTAATTTCCACGTCTGTATTGGAAGCTTATCCGAAACAAACTTAATGCTACTCATTATAGGTTGATTGTAAACAATTTCTTTGTTTTTGTAATTTTTTTGAACAAAAGGTACCACCCCTTCGTTTGCTTCT
This genomic stretch from Tenacibaculum jejuense harbors:
- a CDS encoding rhodanese-like domain-containing protein encodes the protein MANEIQEYLGKDAIVLDVRTLAEWNEGHSEGAKHIVLDTIPNHVEKIKSWNKPVIAVCRSGGRSGQATEFLQGHGIDIINGGPWGNVDQYL
- a CDS encoding GLPGLI family protein, with product MNKICSFLFSLFSILNLFAQSYEIEYNQIVDFDAHTTEAVYKLIYKEKQSVYYQLNSEFTENNGNDVIEANEGVVPFVQKNYKNKEIVYNQPIMSSIKFVSDKLPIQTWKLENKTKKIKSFTCKKAVTTFRGRTYTAWYTEDIPLIGGPWKFDGLPGLILSVSSDDGVLSIEATKIQRKNIANIIHFNYKQDKLISWKMYCEKYRKVIERIRKNLKADTDPDMEYDLNINLIEDIGL
- a CDS encoding TonB-dependent receptor, translated to MGYNFKSKFTKVLFNSSILIGLCFLFSSPLSAQSFRGIIKNVKGEIVNDCYILLLNAETKEIIEYTIPDSKGTYYIENKKKDIKKITIKCQGLPYVTQFKNIDIHKGLHLYTTNFNLILKDHQLDEVIVISKRIAIKVKNDTVVYDVSKFKRLEDRKVINVLKNMPGIQVDDKTGLIRYKGKPIETILLDGDDLFGKGYSIGARNISTEMVDKIEAIEDYHDNKLKKGIKKSDKVVLNLKFKENQFKLSGEASLGLGKNHYLGNINTINLSSRLKGFGVFNFNNISINETSFKDETYAIENKEELENSSVDFFKESSLTQKTNFPRSYINNIKFGTLSNLFKLSDKISFKNSISAFNDTSKNSFISKNSFDINNSTIETSNQTSNISTPEFVSLSNEMNYDISKTSLLKYQNKFVSYYNGFNQSNLQNNTDLFETYINQTKFYYQQKINYSRKISRKELLELNLFHSNDDRRQELFLLNQGSILVNGVPINRENTESKRRLLKGKMSYLKKIKRWDLELAATHIFDDEDFNFLLNPDTYNYQSRSNTSHLMLETNYNKRKKIQLKGKIILGYSDRALKNRFENTINNKKGFFINSKLKTRFKLGKKNSFGITFENNNKLNNNYYLFSNPFLIDTRTITSSRPSLDFEKSWNLSMNFSRYNLLKQSSFSFLSSYEEVSNFFIAEQTINEDINIITYFQTPQAKRDLNISASTSFFIDSINNKMSVNASAIYSNYFNVLNNNVIRSVNSSINNFNIELNSAFEGFFNYKSSIGLTYIENKQENTRVFINSNINARLETIFKLAKKTYCKVEQELLLPRGSRINTNQLFIDFSFNHIGKNIEYFILAKNLLNKSSFNQIYTSEFSTSIFSNDLFNRYIIFGLNYSF
- a CDS encoding aromatic amino acid hydroxylase — its product is MKTHFELNEVTKKLPQHLHKFVVKQPYDEYTAQNQAVWRYVMRMNVDYLGKVAHESYIDGLQKTGISVNTIPRMEGMNRILKEIGWAAVSVDGFIPPNAFMEFQAYNVLVIASDMRTIDHIKYTPAPDIIHEAAGHAPIIANPEYAEYLRRFGEIGAKAISSSRDYEMYEAIRLLSILKENPNSSQKEIQEAQEKVEWLQNNMGELSEMAQIRNLHWWTVEYGLIGTVENPKIYGAGLLSSIGESKWCMQDAVKKLPYTLEASNVSFDITKPQPQLFVTPDFAHLSLVLEQYANTMGIRKGGLSGINKLIDSKNLGTIELSTGIQVSGVFSNVITDENNKPIYIQTTGGTALSNRDKELIGHGTNYHAEGFGSPIGKLRGINIPIENMSPRDLEAYGIYEGKTVNLEFEGGVKVEGEVITGTRDLRGKILLISFKNCTVTHFDTVLFHPDWGIYDMAVGVDVVSAYAGPADVNSFEDLGKVSETKTHKINYSSSDRELYGLYDQVRQMRESNTFSEEKIIAIFNLVEEKFNEDWLLVLELYEIAITQNYEIQTSIKEYLNGLKTNEEFASLIDDGLSLLLNEQVV